In Panacibacter ginsenosidivorans, the following proteins share a genomic window:
- a CDS encoding N-acetylmuramoyl-L-alanine amidase, with protein sequence MLQLIAIYLLKTIIVSAVLILYYWFALRNKRFHYYNRFYLLSAVVLSVVLPLLNLKLFTLNSSSDKAISMFNVIYAAGEAEMIFDHKSILPDWQQLLLLLVLAITAVLLLMLAYRIITIYRIKKKFPVSTMQEFDFVNTDLSQAPFSFLKNVFWRNDISLEENAGRLILQHELTHIKEKHTWDKLFMQVVIAVLWMNPLYRLIQKELYLIHEFIADGKSVTDKDTAAFAEMLLHAHYGKFNFDPAQPFFYSPIKRRLIMLTTSKEPRFSYVRRIMALPLLACVVLLFAFRLQKENNEVVTTLKPGTTFKLVVDAGHGGYDGGAVTTDGTKEKDITLAISKKIKALSADYGVNVILTRTEDTYMNPREKADFSNKQNADAFVSIHVNAAEKDQLYKSGMEVVVSKNNDNKQLDKSKILGSALLQELNKNFSTTQSLLQRKTGIWVLQATTVPAVLVECGYLTNNKDLSLLKDEVQIELMAKKILEGVVAYANNNNNPVEPYEVKLQDDNAMADTTKPKDNTKTSTTIPADVVYVLNEEITTKETIDKLDPNNIASIEILKDDPWRKSIYNIKGKQAAVVVITKDYKPKVIAKNITGDAPIYIVDGKPVSETDAKKIDANNILTVNVLKGNEATKAYGEDGKSGVVIIITKAKERKNIPTTE encoded by the coding sequence ATGCTGCAGCTCATTGCCATTTATCTGCTTAAAACAATTATCGTATCAGCAGTACTGATTTTGTATTACTGGTTTGCCCTACGCAACAAGCGTTTTCATTATTATAACAGGTTTTATTTATTGTCTGCTGTTGTATTAAGTGTCGTGTTGCCGTTGCTAAACCTAAAACTGTTTACACTTAACAGCAGCAGCGACAAAGCCATCAGCATGTTTAATGTAATCTATGCAGCAGGTGAAGCCGAAATGATATTTGATCACAAATCAATATTGCCTGACTGGCAGCAATTATTACTCTTGCTCGTTCTTGCTATTACTGCTGTACTATTATTGATGCTCGCATACAGGATCATTACAATTTATCGCATTAAGAAAAAATTCCCTGTAAGCACTATGCAGGAATTTGATTTTGTAAATACAGATCTGAGTCAAGCTCCTTTTTCATTTCTCAAAAATGTTTTCTGGCGAAACGATATCTCACTGGAAGAAAATGCTGGAAGATTGATACTCCAACATGAGCTTACACACATAAAAGAAAAACATACCTGGGATAAATTATTTATGCAGGTAGTGATCGCGGTATTATGGATGAACCCATTGTACAGGCTTATACAAAAAGAGCTTTACCTTATTCATGAATTTATTGCAGATGGCAAATCTGTCACCGATAAAGATACTGCTGCATTTGCCGAAATGTTATTGCATGCACATTATGGCAAATTCAATTTTGATCCTGCCCAACCATTTTTTTACTCACCAATCAAAAGACGTTTAATTATGCTTACAACCTCAAAAGAACCACGTTTTAGTTATGTACGACGCATAATGGCGCTGCCACTGCTGGCTTGTGTTGTACTGTTATTTGCTTTCAGATTGCAGAAAGAAAACAATGAAGTTGTTACTACCCTTAAACCTGGTACAACATTCAAACTTGTTGTTGATGCAGGGCACGGTGGTTATGATGGAGGTGCAGTTACAACAGATGGCACAAAGGAGAAGGATATAACTCTGGCAATTTCTAAAAAGATCAAAGCACTTTCTGCAGATTATGGTGTAAATGTTATTTTGACCAGAACTGAAGACACATACATGAATCCAAGAGAGAAAGCAGATTTCTCAAATAAACAGAATGCTGATGCATTTGTTTCAATACATGTAAATGCTGCAGAAAAGGATCAGTTATACAAATCAGGAATGGAAGTGGTCGTTTCGAAAAACAATGACAACAAACAATTAGATAAAAGTAAAATCCTGGGTTCTGCACTTTTACAGGAATTGAATAAGAATTTCAGTACTACACAATCATTGTTGCAAAGAAAAACAGGTATTTGGGTTTTGCAAGCCACAACTGTACCCGCCGTGCTTGTTGAGTGTGGCTATCTTACAAACAACAAAGATTTGAGTTTACTTAAAGACGAAGTTCAAATTGAATTGATGGCAAAGAAAATTCTTGAAGGCGTTGTTGCTTATGCAAACAATAATAATAATCCTGTTGAACCTTACGAAGTAAAACTCCAGGATGATAATGCGATGGCAGATACAACCAAACCAAAAGACAATACAAAAACAAGTACAACAATCCCCGCTGATGTTGTTTACGTATTGAATGAGGAAATAACAACAAAAGAAACAATTGACAAACTCGATCCAAACAACATAGCAAGCATAGAGATTTTGAAAGATGATCCATGGAGAAAAAGTATTTACAATATAAAAGGGAAGCAGGCTGCAGTTGTTGTTATAACAAAAGATTATAAACCAAAGGTTATTGCTAAGAATATAACCGGTGATGCACCTATCTATATTGTAGATGGCAAGCCCGTAAGTGAAACAGATGCAAAAAAGATAGATGCCAATAATATTCTTACTGTAAATGTTTTAAAAGGCAACGAAGCCACAAAAGCTTATGGCGAAGATGGTAAGAGTGGAGTAGTCATTATAATCACAAAAGCGAAAGAAAGAAAAAACATACCAACAACTGAATAA
- a CDS encoding DegT/DnrJ/EryC1/StrS family aminotransferase, with protein sequence MPGFEFFGDEERKELNDVLETGILMRYGFDGPRKGHWKAKELETAITETFGCTYAQLTSSGTAALTTAMNALNIGYGDEVIMPSFTFVASFEAVLSVGAVPVLVDVDESLTLNPDAVRKAITSKTKCLMPVHMCGSMADLDALKAICKEHDLILLEDACQSIGGTYKGKALGTIGDAGTFSFDFVKTITCGEGGVVMTNNKDVYTKCDGYTDHGHDHLGVDRGADLHPFIGYNYRISELHAAVGLAQIRKLPKFLEIQKKNHTQLKNMLQQVTEVSFRVIPDESGDSRTFLSWFLPTEELTRAAVAEMKAQGILAGNFYWFDNNWHYIRKWDHLKNSTALNRLNPLQEEALLKLRTTDFSVSDAIMSRCISTAIGLTWTEEQTKEKGEKMVAAIKKVLSAAVVGA encoded by the coding sequence ATGCCCGGTTTTGAATTCTTTGGAGATGAAGAAAGAAAAGAACTGAACGATGTGCTGGAAACAGGCATCCTTATGCGTTATGGATTTGATGGTCCACGCAAAGGTCATTGGAAGGCAAAAGAACTGGAGACAGCTATTACAGAAACATTTGGCTGCACCTATGCACAACTTACCAGCAGTGGCACTGCTGCATTAACAACAGCCATGAATGCATTGAACATTGGTTATGGTGATGAAGTTATCATGCCTTCATTCACATTCGTCGCAAGTTTTGAAGCAGTATTAAGTGTTGGTGCTGTACCTGTACTGGTTGATGTAGATGAAAGTTTAACGTTGAATCCTGATGCAGTTCGTAAAGCCATTACATCAAAAACAAAATGTCTAATGCCCGTGCATATGTGCGGTAGTATGGCCGATCTTGATGCATTGAAAGCTATTTGTAAAGAACATGATCTGATACTGCTTGAAGATGCCTGTCAAAGTATTGGCGGTACTTACAAAGGCAAAGCGTTGGGAACAATTGGAGATGCCGGAACATTTTCTTTTGACTTTGTAAAAACAATTACCTGTGGCGAAGGTGGCGTGGTAATGACCAATAATAAAGATGTTTACACAAAATGTGATGGCTATACAGATCATGGTCATGATCATTTGGGTGTTGACCGTGGTGCAGACCTTCATCCATTTATTGGTTATAATTACCGCATCAGCGAATTGCATGCTGCAGTAGGTTTGGCGCAGATAAGAAAGCTGCCAAAATTTTTAGAGATACAAAAGAAGAATCACACACAACTAAAAAATATGCTGCAACAAGTTACTGAAGTTTCTTTCCGTGTAATTCCGGATGAAAGTGGTGACAGCAGAACATTCTTAAGTTGGTTTTTACCAACAGAGGAATTAACGAGAGCAGCAGTTGCAGAAATGAAAGCACAGGGCATTCTTGCAGGAAATTTTTACTGGTTCGACAATAACTGGCATTACATTCGTAAATGGGATCATTTGAAAAATTCAACCGCATTAAACAGGCTGAACCCTTTACAGGAAGAAGCTTTGCTGAAATTGCGAACCACAGATTTTTCTGTAAGTGATGCAATCATGAGTCGTTGTATTTCTACTGCTATTGGCTTAACCTGGACAGAAGAGCAAACAAAAGAAAAGGGAGAGAAGATGGTAGCGGCAATAAAGAAAGTACTGAGTGCTGCTGTTGTTGGTGCGTAG
- a CDS encoding DUF3108 domain-containing protein, translating into MKKIFISTIAIISWLTLTAGDDFCGMTNKAFKPGEVITYNVFYAVAGIYVNAGTATFSLTEEKVNNIPAYHVVGEGRTNSGYDWIFKVRDRYESYFDTSNLQPLKFIRNVDEGGYKKVENVTFNQQTNTAITNEGVFKLPNCVQDVLSSVYYARNIDFNKYKPGDKIPFSMFLDNEVYDLYIRYLGRETIKTRYGKFHAIKFKPLLVKGTIFEGGEKMTVWVTDDPNHFPVRIESPIAVGSIKVDMMGYRNNRYPVSSLISFR; encoded by the coding sequence GTGAAGAAAATTTTTATAAGTACCATAGCTATAATAAGTTGGTTAACGCTAACGGCCGGAGATGATTTTTGCGGCATGACCAATAAGGCTTTTAAACCCGGTGAAGTTATTACATACAATGTTTTTTATGCAGTGGCCGGTATTTATGTAAATGCAGGCACAGCTACTTTCTCTCTTACAGAAGAAAAGGTCAATAATATTCCTGCTTATCATGTAGTAGGCGAAGGCCGCACCAATTCGGGTTACGACTGGATCTTTAAAGTACGTGACCGTTATGAAAGTTATTTTGATACTTCCAATTTGCAGCCTTTAAAATTTATACGTAATGTTGATGAAGGTGGTTACAAAAAAGTTGAGAATGTAACTTTTAACCAGCAAACAAATACTGCTATTACCAACGAAGGTGTTTTTAAATTACCCAATTGTGTGCAGGATGTATTAAGTTCTGTTTATTACGCACGCAACATAGATTTCAATAAATACAAACCAGGCGATAAGATACCATTCAGTATGTTTCTTGATAATGAAGTGTACGATCTTTACATACGCTACCTCGGAAGAGAAACTATTAAAACACGGTACGGAAAATTCCACGCTATAAAATTTAAACCACTGCTTGTAAAAGGAACCATTTTTGAAGGTGGTGAAAAAATGACCGTATGGGTAACGGATGATCCCAATCATTTTCCTGTGCGCATAGAAAGTCCCATTGCAGTGGGCAGTATAAAAGTGGATATGATGGGTTATAGAAATAACCGCTACCCGGTTAGCTCACTTATAAGTTTTAGATAA
- a CDS encoding lysylphosphatidylglycerol synthase domain-containing protein produces MSLKKKYKIWINYVIGPLLFIILSFSIYYKVKNQTGLEETKDLLNSAVSGNNLWLLLLLVLLMCVNWGIEARKWHLLVSRVQPVNYFTAYKAVLSGVSLSLFVPNGIGDYAGRLVYMQEGNRLKSITLTLVGSMAQLIITLTAGLAGLLYLSKGSWLELEQFKGLSVYWVNGIIFMIAMGALLMLFIFFKLNWLTIMFEKIPFVNKYRFMVENLETISRGDLTRILSLSAGRYCVFVVQYLIMLHIFNVQLNTADAVSSVGVLFLVLAILPTIPVADLGMRGEAGLQLFGLLSLNKLGIIATTAGIWLINLILPAVAGSLFILGIKLFRNR; encoded by the coding sequence ATGAGCCTGAAAAAAAAGTATAAAATATGGATCAACTATGTAATTGGTCCTTTGTTGTTTATTATTCTTTCTTTTTCTATTTACTATAAGGTAAAGAACCAAACCGGTTTAGAGGAAACAAAAGATCTTTTGAATAGCGCTGTATCGGGCAACAACCTTTGGTTATTATTGTTGTTGGTCCTGCTGATGTGTGTTAACTGGGGTATAGAAGCGCGTAAATGGCATTTGCTTGTAAGCCGTGTGCAGCCGGTGAATTATTTTACTGCATACAAAGCAGTTTTATCGGGTGTTTCACTTTCATTATTTGTACCAAATGGTATTGGTGATTATGCAGGGCGTTTGGTTTATATGCAGGAAGGCAACAGGTTAAAGTCAATTACACTTACATTGGTGGGTAGCATGGCTCAATTGATAATAACATTAACAGCTGGCCTTGCGGGACTCTTATACTTAAGTAAAGGCAGTTGGTTAGAACTTGAACAATTCAAAGGGCTTTCTGTATATTGGGTAAACGGTATAATATTTATGATTGCTATGGGTGCATTGCTGATGCTGTTTATTTTCTTTAAACTAAATTGGCTTACCATTATGTTTGAGAAAATACCCTTTGTAAACAAATATCGTTTTATGGTTGAGAACCTTGAAACGATAAGCCGTGGAGATTTAACAAGAATTTTGTCGTTATCGGCAGGTCGTTATTGTGTATTTGTCGTTCAATATTTGATTATGTTGCATATTTTTAATGTGCAGCTAAATACTGCTGATGCAGTAAGTTCTGTAGGTGTGTTATTTCTTGTATTGGCTATATTGCCAACTATTCCTGTGGCTGATCTGGGTATGCGTGGAGAAGCAGGTTTACAGCTTTTTGGTTTATTAAGTTTAAATAAGCTTGGCATTATTGCCACAACGGCAGGTATCTGGCTCATAAACCTTATACTGCCTGCTGTGGCAGGAAGTTTGTTCATATTAGGCATTAAATTATTCAGAAACAGGTAA
- a CDS encoding carboxymuconolactone decarboxylase family protein — MSALIKEFNDYRQKMNEVILSKNNLVMKRLWNLDTNTYEDGALDKKTKEMLGLVASMVLRCDDCIKYHLGKSYELGVTTDEMYEIFAVANIVGGTIVIPHTRRAAEYWEELNAPHAE; from the coding sequence ATGTCAGCACTTATAAAAGAATTCAACGACTACCGACAAAAGATGAATGAAGTTATCCTCAGCAAAAATAACCTTGTGATGAAACGGTTATGGAATCTCGACACCAATACCTACGAAGATGGTGCACTTGACAAAAAGACAAAAGAAATGCTGGGTCTTGTGGCAAGCATGGTATTACGTTGTGATGATTGTATAAAATATCACCTTGGCAAAAGTTATGAGCTTGGTGTAACAACCGATGAGATGTACGAAATTTTTGCTGTTGCCAATATTGTAGGCGGCACTATCGTTATACCACACACAAGAAGAGCTGCAGAGTATTGGGAAGAGCTGAATGCGCCACATGCAGAGTAA
- a CDS encoding 2-oxoacid:ferredoxin oxidoreductase subunit beta — MSTITNGAATLTAKDFVTDQEVRWCPGCGDYSILAQVQKIMPGIGVPKENIVIISGIGCSSRFPYYMNTYGMHSIHGRATAVATGLKASRPELSVWIVTGDGDALSIGGNHTIHLLRRNLDVNILLFNNQIYGLTKGQYSPTSEEHKITKSTPYGSIDHPFNPLALAMGADATFIGRSMDRDPKHLQTMLTRSHQHRGASFLEIYQNCNIFNDGAFEIFTEKSTKADEALFLEHGKPLVFGAGQSKGIKLDGFKPVVVELGNGVSTDDLWIHDERDFYKAQMLIRMFDDPRVEGHFPRPFGVFYETERACYEDVMAMQIEEAIAAKGSGNLDKLLRGNEVWEIV; from the coding sequence ATGAGCACAATTACTAACGGAGCCGCCACATTAACAGCCAAAGATTTTGTTACAGACCAGGAAGTACGCTGGTGCCCTGGCTGCGGCGATTATTCTATTCTTGCACAGGTACAGAAAATTATGCCCGGCATTGGCGTTCCAAAAGAAAATATCGTTATTATCAGTGGCATTGGCTGCAGCAGCCGTTTTCCCTATTACATGAATACTTACGGTATGCATTCAATTCATGGAAGGGCAACTGCAGTGGCAACAGGTTTAAAAGCCTCAAGGCCTGAATTAAGTGTATGGATCGTAACGGGAGATGGAGATGCATTGAGCATTGGTGGCAACCACACTATACATTTACTCAGAAGAAATCTTGATGTAAATATTCTCCTTTTCAACAACCAGATCTATGGTTTAACAAAAGGACAATACTCACCAACGTCAGAAGAACATAAGATCACCAAATCTACTCCATACGGAAGTATCGATCATCCATTTAATCCATTGGCATTGGCCATGGGTGCTGATGCAACATTTATTGGCCGCAGTATGGACCGTGATCCAAAGCATTTGCAAACAATGCTTACGCGCAGCCACCAACACAGAGGTGCATCTTTTCTTGAAATATACCAGAACTGCAACATATTTAATGATGGTGCATTCGAAATATTCACAGAAAAATCTACTAAGGCAGATGAAGCATTATTTCTTGAGCATGGCAAACCATTGGTGTTTGGTGCGGGTCAAAGCAAGGGTATTAAACTCGATGGGTTTAAACCCGTTGTTGTTGAATTAGGAAATGGTGTAAGTACAGATGATCTTTGGATACATGACGAAAGGGATTTTTATAAAGCGCAAATGCTCATCCGCATGTTTGATGACCCAAGGGTGGAAGGTCATTTCCCAAGGCCATTTGGTGTATTCTACGAAACAGAAAGAGCATGTTATGAAGATGTAATGGCTATGCAGATAGAAGAAGCTATAGCAGCAAAAGGTTCTGGAAACCTTGATAAATTATTACGTGGAAATGAAGTATGGGAAATAGTATAA
- a CDS encoding murein hydrolase activator EnvC family protein, with the protein MVRKIFILLLSVGIVLLAGAQETKEEIQKKQQQLMQEISSLNNTLNDIKKNKKQSLGQLAIVQRKIQARQELIYNINKELKRLNDNIYLNQVEIYRMKKELDTLKGQYAKSLVFAYKNRSSYEYLNFLFSAASFNDAIKRVTYLKSYRRYRETQADAIRQTQDVLAKQINTLNSNKQEKNNSLKEQGKQLTVLESDKKEKDQVVQSLKGQEKEIAAQLKSKEQMRQKLNIALQTVIKREIAAAKKKQEEEEKKRKLAEQQQTIANSKTDNSNTDTKTKATPKNNAPVTGMTATKSDRVYNVFESTTEEANISINFENSRGRLPWPADQGYVSTHFGPYTVPGTKLKGDMPGVEITLPVGSNIKNVADGEISAVFDLGNGQTVVIRHGKYFTTYTNLSNVSVSKGQQVKPGKVLGKAVAGMSGDGQIIFMVTSDKGTNMDPERWLKAR; encoded by the coding sequence ATGGTAAGAAAAATTTTCATATTACTGCTATCTGTTGGTATTGTATTGTTAGCTGGCGCACAGGAAACCAAAGAAGAGATACAAAAAAAACAACAACAGTTGATGCAGGAAATTTCTTCTTTAAATAACACATTAAACGATATCAAAAAAAATAAAAAACAATCCCTGGGGCAACTTGCTATAGTACAAAGAAAAATACAGGCAAGGCAGGAGCTTATTTATAATATTAATAAAGAACTTAAGAGACTTAATGATAATATTTACCTGAACCAGGTAGAAATATACCGCATGAAAAAGGAGCTGGATACCTTAAAAGGCCAGTATGCCAAAAGCCTTGTATTTGCGTATAAGAACAGGAGCAGTTACGAGTATCTTAATTTTCTTTTTTCTGCTGCATCCTTTAATGATGCAATAAAAAGAGTTACCTACTTAAAAAGCTATCGTCGTTACAGGGAAACGCAGGCAGATGCAATAAGACAAACACAGGATGTTCTTGCAAAACAAATCAATACACTTAATTCCAATAAACAGGAAAAAAATAATTCGCTTAAAGAACAGGGAAAACAATTAACTGTTCTGGAAAGTGACAAAAAGGAAAAAGACCAGGTAGTACAGAGCCTAAAGGGCCAGGAAAAAGAAATTGCTGCACAATTAAAAAGCAAAGAACAAATGCGGCAAAAGTTAAATATTGCATTGCAGACTGTAATTAAAAGAGAAATAGCAGCGGCAAAGAAAAAACAGGAAGAAGAAGAGAAGAAAAGAAAACTTGCAGAACAACAACAAACTATTGCAAATAGTAAAACAGACAATAGCAACACAGACACAAAAACAAAAGCAACTCCAAAAAATAATGCGCCTGTAACTGGTATGACGGCGACCAAATCTGATCGTGTATACAATGTTTTTGAATCAACAACAGAGGAAGCAAATATTTCCATCAATTTTGAAAACAGCAGGGGGCGTTTACCATGGCCCGCAGATCAGGGCTATGTTTCTACACACTTCGGGCCTTATACGGTACCGGGCACCAAATTAAAAGGTGATATGCCAGGTGTGGAAATCACCCTGCCAGTCGGTTCTAATATTAAGAACGTCGCAGATGGAGAAATATCAGCTGTATTTGATCTTGGAAACGGGCAAACTGTTGTAATAAGACACGGGAAATATTTTACTACATACACCAATCTTTCTAATGTAAGTGTTAGCAAAGGTCAGCAAGTGAAGCCCGGCAAAGTATTAGGCAAAGCGGTTGCAGGTATGAGCGGAGATGGGCAGATCATATTCATGGTAACCAGTGATAAGGGAACTAATATGGATCCCGAAAGATGGCTGAAAGCAAGATGA
- a CDS encoding DUF4292 domain-containing protein produces MKKYLFYAIALMAMVVGCRPAKKVQRIEQSISKKDTAVTVIVTPAVDSFSIVKNIVDSINKRRIDFATFSAKIKVDYEGKDGGDQATAYVRIQKDSIIWLSLTGALGIEGYRLMISKDSFRLMNKLQKTIQYRSIAYLQEITEVPFDFYSLQDVIIGNPVFIDSNIVSYKNTEKGLLVLMIGNVFKNLLTLENIDYRIMHSKLDDVNTLRNRTCDITYDAYEKSNNFYFSTKRRISVAEKSKLDINVEFKQYNFNKPQDYPFNIPKNYKHG; encoded by the coding sequence AGCAATCAATATCAAAAAAAGATACGGCAGTAACCGTAATTGTTACACCTGCTGTAGATTCATTTTCCATTGTAAAAAACATAGTTGACAGCATTAATAAACGGCGCATTGATTTTGCAACTTTTTCCGCAAAAATAAAAGTAGATTATGAAGGAAAAGACGGGGGTGACCAGGCAACAGCTTATGTAAGAATTCAGAAAGACAGCATTATTTGGCTATCTCTTACCGGCGCTTTGGGTATAGAGGGTTATCGTTTGATGATAAGTAAAGATAGTTTCAGGCTGATGAATAAATTACAGAAGACAATACAATACCGCAGCATTGCTTACCTGCAGGAGATCACAGAAGTACCTTTCGATTTTTATTCGCTGCAGGATGTTATAATTGGTAACCCGGTTTTTATTGATAGTAACATTGTTTCCTATAAGAATACAGAAAAGGGATTACTTGTATTAATGATTGGTAACGTATTTAAAAACTTGCTTACACTTGAAAATATTGACTATCGGATAATGCATAGCAAACTTGATGATGTTAATACACTACGCAACCGAACCTGTGATATAACCTATGACGCCTATGAAAAAAGTAATAATTTCTATTTCTCAACTAAAAGGCGCATAAGTGTTGCAGAGAAATCTAAACTGGATATAAACGTAGAGTTTAAACAGTATAATTTTAACAAACCGCAGGATTATCCTTTCAATATTCCTAAAAATTATAAACACGGGTAA